In Desulfobacterales bacterium, the following proteins share a genomic window:
- a CDS encoding ATP-grasp domain-containing protein produces MNLISFDTMRSLGIKGMYPIKPEDWFREKDKVKKADWILFPEYWQVNALVYSLKKKIFPSINTYHLAHNKIEMTRAIQAIAPENVPYTKIFPKTELASELILEEFNFPFVAKIIRSCRGSGVFLIENKADLIKYINDNDILYIQEYLQINRDLRIVFIGNSAIASYWRIAQNGCFHNNVSKGAEVCFDDIPQKAIELVENISKATGINYAGFDVAEVDGNFYIFEFNLRFGASGLQERGINMGAIILKYLEDNSIAPLDNPGLAKAV; encoded by the coding sequence ATGAATCTTATTTCTTTTGATACAATGAGGTCATTAGGGATAAAGGGAATGTATCCGATAAAACCAGAAGACTGGTTTAGAGAAAAAGACAAAGTAAAAAAAGCCGACTGGATATTATTTCCAGAATATTGGCAGGTAAACGCCCTTGTTTACAGCTTGAAAAAAAAAATATTTCCAAGTATTAATACATATCATCTTGCTCACAACAAAATTGAGATGACAAGGGCTATTCAAGCTATAGCTCCAGAAAATGTTCCTTATACTAAAATATTTCCTAAAACTGAACTCGCTTCAGAATTAATACTTGAAGAATTTAATTTCCCGTTTGTTGCTAAAATTATAAGAAGCTGCAGAGGTTCAGGAGTATTTCTTATTGAAAATAAAGCTGACCTTATAAAATACATCAACGATAATGATATACTTTATATTCAAGAATATCTTCAAATAAATAGAGACTTACGCATAGTTTTTATTGGAAATTCGGCTATTGCTTCTTATTGGAGAATCGCTCAAAATGGATGTTTTCATAATAATGTTAGCAAAGGTGCAGAAGTCTGCTTTGATGATATTCCTCAAAAAGCTATCGAATTAGTAGAAAATATATCAAAAGCAACTGGAATTAATTACGCTGGCTTTGATGTAGCTGAAGTTGATGGTAATTTTTATATTTTTGAATTTAATCTCCGATTTGGAGCCAGCGGGCTTCAAGAAAGGGGAATCAATATGGGTGCAATAATACTTAAATATTTGGAAGATAATTCAATTGCTCCATTAGATAATCCAGGTTTAGCTAAGGCTGTTTAA
- a CDS encoding DUF2786 domain-containing protein yields the protein MKSFQEKKIALDEELEKRILYGLACEWNFAINFLATSLRRKLKLPLFSLKDMKRKIGYYSFSRNEICISRYFVKEHCWIDVKEVLLHEMAHQLAFQAFNAYDETPHGSKFQNACYLLKADPRSYGNYKSILQQKELTTEDKILARIHKLLALAESSNPNEAEVAMAKAYELMEKYNIELIEQNKEREYISIVLGTVALKHRLEEYSIANLLRDFYFVHPIWIPSYVVERGKMGKILEINGTIENVQIASYVYDFVNHYMQSQWKEYNKHKKLTKHKMSDFAVGIIKGFVQKLEFQQNVRSNKKWEIVKADDAMMKEYLAYKYPKISSFTRRHSRKDPTILNDGIKVGEKMVISKGISEHKAGEKLLIEQ from the coding sequence ATGAAGAGTTTCCAAGAAAAAAAGATAGCTCTGGATGAAGAACTTGAAAAACGCATTCTTTACGGCCTCGCTTGTGAATGGAATTTTGCAATTAATTTTTTAGCAACTTCCTTAAGGCGGAAGCTTAAATTACCTTTGTTTAGCCTTAAAGACATGAAAAGAAAAATAGGGTATTATTCTTTCAGTAGAAATGAAATTTGTATTAGCAGATATTTCGTTAAAGAGCATTGCTGGATAGATGTCAAGGAAGTATTATTGCATGAAATGGCTCATCAATTAGCTTTTCAAGCCTTTAATGCGTATGATGAAACTCCCCATGGTTCCAAGTTTCAAAATGCTTGCTATTTATTAAAAGCAGATCCAAGATCTTATGGAAATTACAAATCTATTTTACAACAAAAGGAACTTACAACAGAAGATAAAATTTTGGCACGTATTCATAAACTCTTAGCTTTAGCTGAAAGTTCAAATCCAAATGAAGCTGAAGTTGCAATGGCAAAAGCTTACGAGCTTATGGAAAAATATAACATAGAACTTATTGAGCAAAATAAAGAAAGAGAATATATTAGCATTGTTCTCGGCACAGTTGCCCTTAAACATAGACTTGAAGAATACAGCATTGCAAATTTACTGAGAGATTTTTATTTTGTTCATCCAATATGGATTCCATCGTATGTTGTTGAAAGAGGCAAAATGGGCAAAATCCTTGAAATTAACGGCACAATAGAAAATGTTCAAATTGCCTCTTATGTATATGATTTTGTCAATCACTACATGCAATCCCAATGGAAAGAATATAATAAACATAAAAAACTAACTAAACATAAAATGTCTGATTTTGCAGTAGGAATAATTAAAGGCTTTGTCCAGAAGCTGGAATTTCAGCAAAATGTGAGGTCTAATAAAAAATGGGAAATCGTTAAAGCTGACGATGCTATGATGAAAGAATATTTAGCTTATAAATATCCAAAAATATCTTCTTTTACAAGGAGGCATTCACGCAAAGATCCAACAATTCTAAACGATGGGATCAAGGTAGGAGAAAAAATGGTTATTTCTAAGGGAATATCTGAACATAAAGCAGGCGAAAAATTATTAATCGAACAATAA
- the tatC gene encoding twin-arginine translocase subunit TatC, producing MSKDDKMSLTDHLEELRDRLINCCVAVLIGFFVSYYFKETIFDILLKPLIAVMGKGEKIIFTSLPEAFMCYLKVSFLSGFMLSVPFILYQFWMFLAPGLYEKEKKILFPIVILSSFFFIGGSLFGYFVVFPFAFKFFLSFASDTIASLVSMNNYLSFAIKLLIAFGTVFEMPLIITCLAALGFIDHKFLARNRKYAILIIFIVAAILTPPDIMSQILMAIPLIGLYELSILGAFIFGKKNKDNIENNQDEKESSEANRKNLEKQKDEEFPRKKDSSG from the coding sequence ATGAGCAAAGATGATAAAATGTCCTTAACCGATCATCTTGAAGAATTAAGGGACCGTCTTATTAACTGCTGCGTAGCTGTTCTTATTGGCTTTTTTGTTTCTTATTATTTTAAAGAAACAATATTTGATATATTGCTAAAACCGCTGATAGCCGTAATGGGTAAAGGTGAAAAAATTATCTTTACAAGTCTTCCAGAAGCATTCATGTGTTATTTGAAAGTATCATTCCTTTCAGGTTTTATGCTTTCAGTACCTTTTATTTTATATCAATTCTGGATGTTTCTGGCGCCAGGATTATATGAAAAGGAAAAAAAAATACTTTTTCCAATAGTTATTTTATCTTCATTTTTTTTTATAGGCGGCTCTCTGTTTGGATACTTCGTTGTATTTCCTTTTGCATTTAAGTTTTTTTTAAGTTTTGCCTCTGATACAATTGCTTCACTCGTATCAATGAATAATTACCTTTCTTTTGCTATAAAACTTCTCATAGCGTTTGGAACAGTTTTTGAGATGCCCTTAATTATAACTTGCCTCGCTGCTTTAGGATTCATCGATCATAAGTTTCTTGCAAGAAATAGAAAATATGCCATACTTATAATATTTATTGTTGCTGCTATACTTACACCCCCAGACATTATGAGCCAAATATTAATGGCCATTCCATTAATTGGACTTTATGAATTAAGTATATTAGGGGCCTTTATTTTTGGAAAAAAGAATAAAGATAACATCGAAAATAATCAGGATGAAAAAGAAAGCTCTGAAGCTAATAGAAAAAATTTGGAGAAACAGAAGGATGAAGAGTTTCCAAGAAAAAAAGATAGCTCTGGATGA
- the tatB gene encoding twin-arginine translocase subunit TatB: MFGLGLSETLVILVVALIVIGPKKLPDLAKSLGKAFIEFKKAASDFKESLDIDTQIKDVKKTVTQSLKDDLNFEKPIKASLKNNAPHEQASEQPLKDNIAPKQTVKKPLKDNIAPERTAKQSLKDDILSETKKTKKKKNKGKK; this comes from the coding sequence ATTTTTGGTTTAGGATTATCTGAAACATTAGTAATTCTTGTAGTTGCCTTAATCGTCATTGGTCCCAAAAAACTTCCAGACCTTGCTAAAAGCCTTGGTAAAGCATTCATTGAGTTTAAAAAAGCTGCTTCTGATTTTAAAGAATCATTAGACATAGATACTCAAATAAAAGATGTTAAAAAAACTGTAACACAATCTTTAAAAGATGACTTAAATTTTGAAAAACCTATAAAAGCATCCTTAAAAAATAATGCCCCTCATGAACAAGCTTCAGAACAGCCTTTAAAGGATAATATAGCTCCTAAGCAAACTGTAAAAAAACCTTTAAAAGATAACATAGCTCCTGAACGAACTGCAAAACAGTCTTTAAAGGATGACATACTTTCTGAAACAAAAAAAACTAAAAAGAAAAAAAATAAAGGAAAGAAATAA
- the sfsA gene encoding DNA/RNA nuclease SfsA yields MIYSYSQHTYKLLFPELISGLLIKRYKRFLADVMLDDGNIVTAHCPNTGSMTECSQPFRRVYLSKAENTKRKLKYTWELIEMPSSMVGVNTQIPNILIFQSIQNKRIKELNGYDFCKKEVKSNDGIRIDILLTSKIKEQCFIEIKNCSLVKENIAYFPDALTKRGLKHLIELERLASEGSRSIIFYLVQRMDAKSFRPADHIDPEYGKKLREVLSKGVEILIYDVDIDSNGVSLRNQLPYFL; encoded by the coding sequence ATGATTTATTCATACTCCCAACACACGTATAAACTTTTATTTCCAGAATTGATTTCTGGACTGTTAATAAAAAGATATAAACGTTTTTTAGCGGATGTTATGCTTGATGATGGAAATATTGTTACAGCCCATTGTCCAAACACAGGAAGTATGACGGAATGTAGTCAGCCTTTTAGACGAGTATATCTGTCTAAGGCTGAAAATACTAAGCGTAAATTAAAATATACATGGGAATTAATTGAAATGCCTTCATCTATGGTAGGTGTAAATACTCAGATTCCAAATATTTTAATTTTTCAATCAATCCAAAATAAGAGAATTAAAGAATTAAATGGATATGACTTTTGTAAAAAAGAAGTAAAATCAAATGATGGAATAAGAATTGACATTTTATTAACTTCTAAAATAAAAGAGCAATGCTTTATCGAGATAAAAAATTGTTCCCTTGTAAAAGAGAATATTGCCTATTTCCCAGATGCATTAACAAAAAGAGGTCTTAAACATTTAATTGAACTTGAAAGACTTGCATCAGAAGGTTCAAGAAGCATAATCTTTTATCTTGTTCAACGAATGGATGCTAAATCCTTTAGACCTGCTGATCATATAGATCCAGAATATGGAAAAAAACTTAGAGAAGTCCTATCTAAAGGAGTTGAAATATTAATCTATGATGTTGACATTGATAGTAATGGAGTCAGTTTAAGGAATCAGCTTCCATATTTTTTATAA